The Puniceicoccales bacterium genome includes a region encoding these proteins:
- a CDS encoding SctK family type III secretion system sorting platform protein — translation MSQLDYIRNTLKKDPRVFSEICDFNDNVIKYLHDDHLAKLDCKKSILWELSRNSRTRNALNAYISKKLDLGSWYGDFSEQRYGLCLFSRDDISLLSIYLGSVVYEQDIRKIVQHHELKQLKDQIGDAYYFSMKEADLLVKRSQIDALALPIFSGDIYAKIVQAGKFVISACLAAIPQDLGLKFILKFPKNETWDFSHETSMTDQCWEFTKKILGHLAGGEIHVPMMIGG, via the coding sequence ATGAGCCAGCTGGATTACATTAGGAACACGCTAAAGAAGGACCCAAGGGTCTTTTCCGAGATCTGCGATTTTAACGATAATGTTATAAAATATTTGCATGATGATCACCTGGCGAAGCTAGATTGTAAAAAATCCATCCTGTGGGAGCTGTCTAGGAATTCGCGTACAAGAAATGCCCTGAATGCCTACATTTCAAAAAAGCTTGATTTGGGTAGTTGGTACGGTGATTTTTCCGAGCAACGCTATGGACTATGTTTGTTTAGCCGAGACGACATTTCTTTGCTGTCAATCTACTTAGGATCGGTGGTCTATGAGCAGGATATCAGGAAAATCGTCCAACATCATGAGTTGAAACAGCTGAAGGATCAGATCGGTGATGCCTATTATTTTTCTATGAAAGAGGCAGATCTATTGGTTAAGAGATCGCAGATAGATGCATTGGCTCTGCCGATTTTTTCAGGAGATATCTATGCCAAGATCGTCCAGGCCGGTAAATTTGTGATATCTGCCTGTTTGGCCGCAATACCCCAGGATTTGGGCCTGAAATTTATCCTGAAATTTCCAAAAAACGAGACCTGGGATTTTTCTCATGAAACTTCGATGACTGACCAATGCTGGGAATTTACAAA